From a region of the Corallococcus coralloides DSM 2259 genome:
- a CDS encoding nucleotide exchange factor GrpE: MDGNPRSDETPETQAPSDTEVEAADSDTQAEAAQDGEVARLQAELEAARRRVNELARGLQDLTKDREEFKQRITRERERMLDVERGNVARTLLEAIDELDLVLNASQQDTSPVVQGVRMIRDSLLSKAQATGIERLQVVGRPYDPNLAEAADMEVTPVPADDQKVVAEFRAGYRLKDRIIRPARVKVARYVAPAEA; the protein is encoded by the coding sequence ATGGACGGCAATCCCCGCAGCGACGAGACCCCGGAGACGCAGGCCCCCTCCGACACCGAGGTGGAGGCGGCTGACTCCGATACGCAGGCCGAGGCCGCCCAGGATGGCGAGGTGGCGCGGCTCCAGGCCGAGCTGGAGGCGGCGCGCCGCCGGGTGAACGAGCTGGCCCGGGGGCTCCAGGACCTCACCAAGGACCGCGAGGAGTTCAAGCAGCGCATCACCCGCGAGCGCGAGCGCATGCTCGACGTGGAGCGCGGCAACGTGGCCCGCACGCTGCTGGAGGCCATTGACGAGCTGGACCTGGTGCTGAACGCCAGCCAGCAGGACACGTCCCCCGTGGTGCAGGGTGTGCGGATGATCCGCGACAGCCTGCTGTCCAAGGCCCAGGCCACCGGCATCGAGCGCCTCCAGGTGGTGGGGCGCCCCTATGATCCGAACCTGGCCGAGGCGGCGGACATGGAGGTCACGCCCGTCCCCGCGGACGACCAGAAGGTGGTCGCCGAGTTCCGCGCGGGCTACCGCCTGAAGGACCGCATCATCCGCCCCGCCCGGGTGAAGGTGGCCCGGTACGTGGCCCCGGCCGAGGCCTGA